One window from the genome of Sebastes umbrosus isolate fSebUmb1 chromosome 12, fSebUmb1.pri, whole genome shotgun sequence encodes:
- the LOC119498228 gene encoding myosin-7-like, whose translation MGDAAMREFGVAASFLRKSDKERLEAQTRIFDMKKECFVPDPAVEYVKATITSRDGDKVTANTEFGKTVTVKECDVHPQNPPKFDKIEDMAMFTFLHEPAVLFNLKERYAAWMIYTYSGLFCVTVNPYKALPVYSQEVVGAYRGKKRSEAPPHIFSISDNAYQYLLSDRENQSILITGESGAGKTVNTKRVIQYFASIAASPGLKKDLAAEKKGTLEDQIIQANPALEAFGNAKTIRNDNSSRFGKFIRIHFDNRGKLASADIETYLLEKSRVTFQLKAERDYHIFYQILSQKKPELLEMLLITNNPYDYPFISQGETTVASINDSEELMATDDAFDVLGFIQEEKNGIYKMIGAIMHHGNMKFKLRQREEQAEADGTEVADKVAYLMGLNSADLIKGLCHPRVKVGNEWVTKGQNVAQVYYSVGALSKSVYERMFLWMVIRINQSLDTKQPRQYFIGVLDIAGFEIFDFNTFEQLCINFTNEKLQQFFNHHMFVLEQEEYKKEGIEWTFIDFGMDLQACIDLIEKPMGIMSILEEECMFPKASDATFKAKLYDNHLGKSANFQKPRIIKGRPEAHFSLVHYAGTVDYNINNWLVKDKDPLNETVVGLYQKSSLKLLSVLFANYAGSDTDSGGKGKGSKKKGSSFQTVSALHRENLNKLMTNLRSTHPHFVRCIIPNETKTPGAMENPLVMHQLRCNGVLEGIRICRKGFPNRILYGDFKQRYRILNPNAIPEGQFIDNKKAAEKLLGSLDIDHNQYKLGHTKVFFKAGLLGLLEEMRDDRLTLIITRLQARARGVLARIEFQKIVERRDSLLVIQWNIRAFMVVKNWPWMKMYFKIKPLLRSAESEKEMANMKEEFAKLKEAYAKSEARKKELEEKMVSLLQEKNDLQLQVQSEQDNLGDAEERCEGLIKSKIQLEAKIKELTERLEDEEEMNAELTAKKRKLEDECSELKKDIDDLELTLAKVEKEKHATENKVKNLVEEMSAQDEIIAKLTKEKKALQEAQQQTLDDLQSEEDKVNVLTKAKAKLEQQVDDLEGSLEQEKKIRMDLERAKRKLEGDLKLNLESVMDLENDKQQLEERLKKKDFEISQLTGKIEDEQAMSAQLLKKLKELQARIEELEEELEAERAARSKVEKQRADLARELEEISERLEEAGGATSVQIEMNKKREAEFQKLRRDLEEATLQHEATAATLRKKQADSVADLGEQIDNLQRVKQKLEKEKSELRLELDDVVSNMEHIVKSKNNLEKMCRTLEDQMNEYKTKADEGQRTINDFSLQKAKLQTENGELARRLEEKESLVSQLTRGKMSYTQQIEDLKRQLEEESKAKNAFAHAVQAARHDCDLLREQYEEEQEAKAELQRGMSKANSEVAQWRTKYETDAIQRTEELEEAKKKLAQRLQDAEETVEAVNAKCSSLEKTKHRLQNEIEDLMVDVERSNAAAAALDKKQRNFDKVLAEWKQKYEESQTELESSQKEARSLSTELFKLKNSYEESLEHLETMKRENKNLQEEISDLTEQISENAKSIHELEKIRKQVEQEKSEIQTALEEAEATLEHEEGKILRAQLEFNQIKAEMERKLAEKDEEMEQAKRNQLRIVDSLQSSLEAETRSRNEALRLKKKMEGDLNEMEIQLSQANRQAAEAQKQLRAVNAHLKDAQLQLDESLRANDDLRENNAMVERRNNLLQAEVEELRAALEQSERARKLAEQELLDVTERVQLLHSQNTSLINHKKKLEVDASQLQTEVEDAVQECRNAEEKAKKAITDAAMMAEELKKEQDTSAHLERMKKNMEQTIKDLQHRLDEAEQIALKGGKKQVQKLEARVKELENEVDSEQKKASEAAKGAKKYERRLKELTYQTEEDRKNLVRLQDLVDKLQLKVKSYKKVSEDSEEQANNNLTKFRKLQHELDEAEERADIAESQVNKLRAKSRDLGSKRGLDEE comes from the exons ATGGGTGACGCTGCCATGAGGGAGTTTGGGGTCGCTGCTTCTTTTCTGAGAAAGTCTGACAAAGAGCGTCTGGAGGCCCAGACCCGTATATTTGACATGAAGAAGGAGTGCTTTGTTCCTGACCCTGCAGTTGAGTACGTCAAAGCTACCATCACCAGTCGCGATGGTGACAAAGTGACCGCCAACACTGAATTTGGAAAG ACCGTGACGGTGAAGGAGTGTGATGTGCACCCTCAGAACCCGCCAAAGTTTGATAAAATTGAAGACATGGCGATGTTCACCTTCCTCCATGAGCCCGCTGTGCTGTTTAACCTCAAAGAGCGTTATGCAGCATGGATGATTTAC ACCTACTCTGGGCTCTTCTGTGTGACTGTCAACCCCTACAAGGCACTGCCAGTCTACAGCCAAGAGGTGGTTGGTGCCTatagaggaaagaagaggagtgAAGCTCCTCCTCATATCTTCTCCATTTCTGACAATGCCTACCAGTACTTGCTGTCAG acagagaaaacCAGTCTATCCTTATCAC CGGAGAATCCGGTGCTGGAAAGACTGTCAACACCAAGCGTGTCATTCAGTACTTTGCCAGCATCGCTGCTTCCCCGGGTTTGAAGAAAGACCTAGCTGCTGAGAAGAAG GGTACCCTGGAGGATCAAATCATTCAGGCTAACCCTGCTTTGGAGGCCTTTGGGAATGCCAAGACCATCAGGAATGACAACTCCTCTAGATtt GGTAAATTTATCCGCATTCATTTTGATAACCGAGGAAAGCTGGCCTCTGCTGATATTGAAACCT ACCTTCTGGAAAAGTCTCGTGTAACCTTCCAGCTCAAAGCGGAGAGGGACTACCACATTTTCTACCAGATCTTGTCTCAGAAGAAACCTGAACTTCTTG AAATGTTGCTCATCACCAACAACCCCTATGACTACCCCTTCATCTCCCAAGGAGAGACGACAGTAGCCTCTATCAATGATTCTGAAGAGCTGATGGCCACTGAT gatgCCTTTGATGTGCTGGGCTTCATTCAAGAAGAGAAGAACGGAATTTACAAGATGATTGGGGCCATCATGCATCATGGCAACATGAAGTTCAAGTTGAGGCAGCGTGAAGAGCAAGCGGAGGCTGATGGCACTGAAg TTGCTGACAAAGTTGCGTATCTGATGGGCCTGAACTCCGCCGACCTCATCAAAGGTCTCTGTCACCCGAGAGTCAAAGTAGGAAACGAGTGGGTCACCAAGGGACAAAATGTCGCCCAG GTGTACTATTCCGTTGGTGCACTGTCTAAATCAGTGTATGAGAGGATGTTTCTGTGGATGGTGATAAGAATCAACCAATCCCTGGACACCAAGCAGCCTCGCCAGTACTTCATTGGAGTGCTAGACATTGCTGGGTTTGAAATCTTTGAT TTCAACACCTTTGAGCAGCTGTGCATCAACTTCACCAATGAAAAACTGCAACAGTTTTTCAACCACCACATGTTTgtgctggagcaggaagagtacAAAAAAGAGGGCATTGAATGGACTTTCATAGATTTTGGAATGGACTTGCAGGCCTGTATTGACCTGATTGAAAAG CCCATGGGCATCATGTCCATCCTTGAAGAGGAATGCATGTTTCCCAAAGCATCTGATGCCACCTTTAAAGCAAAGCTCTATGACAATCATCTGGGGAAATCCGCCAACTTCCAGAAGCCCAGAATTATCAAAGGAAGACCAGAGGCCCATTTCTCCCTGGTTCACTATGCTGGAACTGTTGATTATAATATCAACAACTGGCTGGTGAAGGACAAGGATCCCCTGAATGAGACCGTGGTTGGGCTCTACCAGAAGTCTAGTCTCAAGCTGTTATCTGTCCTCTTTGCAAATTATGCGGGATCAGATACAG ATTCTGGTGGGAAGGGCAAAGGTAGCAAGAAGAAAGGTTCATCCTTCCAAACTGTATCAGCTTTGCACAGG GAGAACCTGAACAAGCTGATGACCAACTTGAGGTCTACTCACCCTCACTTTGTACGCTGCATCATCCCCAATGAGACCAAGACTCCTGGGGCCATGGAGAACCCTCTGGTGATGCACCAGCTGCGCTGTAACGGTGTGCTGGAAGGCATCAGGATCTGCAGAAAGGGCTTCCCCAACAGGATCCTCTATGGAGATTTCAAACAGAG ATACCGCATTTTGAACCCAAATGCTATCCCTGAGGGACAGTTCATCGATAACAAAAAAGCTGCAGAGAAGCTTTTGGGCTCCTTGGATATAGACCATAACCAGTACAAACTAGGGCACACCAAG GTGTTCTTCAAAGCTGGCCTGCTTGGTCTGCTGGAGGAGATGCGAGATGACCGCTTAACTCTAATCATCACCAGGCTCCAGGCAAGGGCACGAGGTGTTCTGGCAAGAATTGAATTCCAGAAGATTGTAGAACGCAG GGATTCACTACTTGTGATCCAATGGAACATCCGTGCCTTCATGGTGGTCAAGAATTGGCCCTGGATGAAGATGTACTTCAAGATTAAACCTCTGTTGAGATCAGCAGAGAGTGAGAAGGAGATGGCCAACATGAAGGAAGAGTTTGCCAAACTAAAAGAGGCTTACGCAAAATCTGAGGCCCGCAAGAAGGAACTTGAAGAGAAAATGGTCTCTCTTCTCCAAGAGAAGAACGACCTGCAGCTCCAAGTTCAATCC GAGCAGGATAATCTGGGTGATGCTGAAGAAAGATGCGAGGGGCTGATCAAGAGCAAGATTCAGCTGGAGGCAAAAATCAAAGAGCTGACTGAGAggctggaggatgaggaggagatgaaTGCTGAACTGACTGCTAAGAAGAGGAAGCTGGAGGATGAGTGCTCTGAGTTAAAGAAAGACATCGATGACTTAGAGTTAACTCTGGCTAAAGTGGAGAAAGAGAAGCACGCCACTGAGAACAAG GTGAAGAACCTGGTCGAAGAGATGTCTGCTCAGGATGAAATCATTGCCAAGTTGACCAAGGAAAAGAAAGCCTTACAGGAAGCTCAACAGCAAACACTGGATGATCTGCAGAGTGAAGAAGACAAAGTCAACGTTCTGACCAAGGCCAAGGCTAAGCTGGAGCAGCAAGTGGATGAT CTCGAAGGATCCCTTgagcaagaaaagaaaatacgCATGGATCTGGAGAGAGCAAAGCGGAAGCTTGAGGGAGACCTGAAGTTAAATCTAGAGAGTGTCATGGACCTGGAAAATGACAAGCAGCAACTTGAAGAGAGGCTGAAAAA GAAAGATTTTGAAATCAGCCAACTGACTGGCAAAATAGAAGACGAGCAAGCAATGAGTGCCCAGCTTCTGAAAAAATTGAAGGAGTTGCAG GCCCGCATtgaggagctggaggaagagCTGGAGGCAGAGCGAGCTGCCCGATCCAAGGTCGAGAAGCAGAGAGCAGACTTGGCcagagagctggaggagatCAGTGAGAGGCTGGAGGAAGCTGGTGGAGCAACATCCGTCCAGATTGAGATGAACAAGAAGAGGGAGGCTGAGTTCCAGAAACTCCGCAGAGACCTCGAAGAGGCCACTCTGCAGCATGAAGCCACTGCTGCCACACTCAGGAAGAAACAAGCTGACAGTGTGGCTGATCTGGGAGAGCAGATCGACAACCTGCAGAGAGTCAAGCAGAAACTGGAAAAGGAGAAGAGTGAGCTCAGACTGGAGCTGGATGATGTGGTCTCCAATATGGAACATATTGTGAAGTCTAAG AATAATTTGGAGAAAATGTGCAGAACTCTGGAAGACCAGATGAATgaatacaaaacaaaagcagacgAGGGACAGCGCACCATCAATGACTTCTCATTGCAGAAAGCAAAGCTTCAAACTGAGAATG GTGAACTTGCAAGGCGGCTTGAGGAAAAGGAATCCCTGGTGTCTCAACTAACCAGAGGAAAAATGTCCTACACTCAACAAATTGAAGACCTTAAAAGACAACTAGAGGAGGAAAGCAAG GCCAAGAACGCTTTTGCCCATGCAGTGCAGGCTGCTCGTCATGACTGTGACCTGCTCAGGGAGCAgtatgaggaggagcaggaggccaAGGCTGAATTGCAGCGCGGCATGTCAAAGGCGAACTCGGAGGTGGCTCAGTGGAGAACTAAGTACGAAACTGATGCCATCCAGAGAACCGAGGAACTGGAGGAGGCTAA AAAGAAGCTGGCCCAGCGTCTGCAGGACGCTGAGGAGACCGTTGAAGCAGTGAATGCTAAATGTTCGTCTCTGGAGAAGACCAAACACAGGCTGCAGAATGAGATTGAAGATCTCATGGTGGATGTGGAGAGGtctaatgctgctgctgctgctctggacAAGAAGCAAAGAAACTTTGACAAG GTCTTGGCAGAATGGAAACAGAAGTATGAAGAGTCCCAAACAGAGCTGGAGAGCTCTCAGAAGGAAGCCAGGTCTCTGAGCACTGAGCTCTTCAAACTGAAGAACTCCTACGAAGAATCTCTTGAACATCTGGAGAccatgaagagagagaacaagaacCTGCAGG aggAAATATCTGACCTCACTGAGCAAATTAGTGAGAATGCAAAGAGTATTCATGAGCTTGAGAAGATTCGAAAACAGGTGGAACAAGAGAAGTCTGAGATACAAACAGCCCTGGAGGAAGCAGAG GCCACACTGGAGCATGAGGAAGGGAAGATTCTCAGAGCCCAGCTCGAGTTCAACCAGATTAAGGCAGAGATGGAGCGCAAGCTGGCCGAGAAAGATGAAGAGATGGAGCAAGCAAAGAGAAACCAACTGCGAATTGTGGATTCTCTTCAGAGCTCTCTCGAGGCCGAGACTCGCAGCAGGAATGAGGCTCTCCgtttgaagaagaagatggagggagACCTCAATGAGATGGAGATCCAGCTAAGCCAGGCCAACAGGCAGGCAGCGGAGGCTCAGAAACAACTTAGGGCTGTTAATGCACATCTGAAG GATGCTCAGCTCCAGCTTGATGAATCTCTTCGAGCCAATGATGATCTGAGGGAAAACAATGCCATGGTTGAGAGACGCAACAACCTGCTTCAGGCCGAAGTAGAGGAGCTCAGGGCTGCTCTGGAGCAATCTGAGAGAGCTCGCAAACTTGCTGAGCAAGAGTTGCTTGACGTTACTGAAAGGGTGCAGCTACTGCACTCACAG AACACTAGCCTGATAAATCATAAGAAGAAGCTGGAGGTCGATGCATCCCAGCTTCAGACAGAAGTAGAAGATGCGGTGCAGGAGTGCAGAAATGCCGAAGAGAAGGCGAAGAAGGCCATTACTGATGCCGCCATGATGGCGGAAGAGCTGAAGAAAGAGCAGGACACCAGCGCTCACCTGGAGCGTATGAAGAAAAACATGGAGCAAACCATCAAAGACCTGCAGCACCGTCTGGATGAAGCTGAACAGATCGCCTTGAAGGGGGGCAAGAAGCAGGTGCAGAAGCTCGAGGCCAGG GTCAAGGAACTTGAAAATGAGGTGGATAGTGAACAAAAAAAGGCCAGTGAGGCCGCAAAGGGAGCAAAAAAGTATGAAAGACGTCTCAAGGAGCTTACCTATCAG ACAGAAGAAGACCGTAAAAATCTCGTACGTCTTCAAGATTTGGTGGACAAGCTGCAGCTTAAGGTCAAAAGCTATAAGAAGGTTTCTGAAGATTCT GAGGAACAGGCCAACAATAACCTTACCAAGTTTCGTAAGCTTCAACATGAGCTTGATGAAGCTGAAGAGCGAGCCGACATTGCCGAGTCTCAGGTCAACAAGCTACGTGCCAAGAGTCGGGATTTGGGGTCAAAG aGAGGACTTGATGAAGAGTGA